A DNA window from Citrobacter tructae contains the following coding sequences:
- the dcp gene encoding peptidyl-dipeptidase Dcp, producing the protein MSLTNPFLRQSTLPYQAPQFDRIDVHHYRPAFDEGVRQKRAEIDAIVQNPQAADFANTLLALEQSGALLTRVTSVFFAMTAAHTNDELQRLDEEFSAELAALANDIYLNGALFARVEAVWQQRASLGLDAESLRLLEVVHQRFVLAGARLNETDKARLKALNTESATLTSQFNQRLLAASKSGALVVDDVSQLDGLSPEEIAMAAAAAKEKGLQDRWVIPLLNTTQQPALAALHDRQIREELFTRAWTRAENNDANDTRAIVQRQVEIRTQQAKLLGFAHYAAWKIADQMANTPEAALAFMRAIVPAARKRAGDELAEIQKAIDKEKGEFSVQAWDWAYYAEQVRREKYALDEAQLKPYFALDTVLNEGVFWTANQLFGIKFIERFDIPVYHPDVRVWEIFDHDGTGLALFYGDFFARESKSGGAWMGNFVEQSVLNETRPVIYNVCNYQKPAQDQPALLLWDDVITLFHEFGHTLHGLFASQRYATLSGTNTPRDFVEFPSQINEHWASHPQVFARYARHVETGERMPQKLQDKMQRASLFNKGYDMTELLSAAFLDMHWHSLQSIEPALSVEEFERQALTAEGLNIHAVPPRYRSSYFAHIFGGGYAAGYYAYLWTQMLADDGYQWFVENGGLTRENGQHFRESVLSRGNSSDLHAVYPAWRGREPGINAMLRNRGLEQ; encoded by the coding sequence TTTACGTCAAAGCACTTTGCCTTATCAGGCTCCGCAATTTGATCGCATAGACGTGCATCATTATCGTCCTGCATTTGATGAAGGTGTAAGGCAAAAGCGCGCGGAAATCGACGCTATTGTACAAAACCCACAGGCTGCGGATTTTGCCAATACGCTGCTGGCGCTTGAGCAGAGCGGGGCGCTGTTGACGCGCGTCACCAGCGTTTTCTTTGCCATGACAGCGGCGCACACCAACGATGAATTACAGCGTCTGGATGAAGAATTCTCCGCTGAGCTGGCGGCGTTGGCGAATGATATTTATCTCAACGGTGCGCTTTTTGCGCGCGTAGAGGCCGTCTGGCAACAGCGTGCCTCATTGGGGCTGGATGCAGAGTCATTACGTTTGTTGGAGGTCGTTCATCAGCGTTTTGTCCTGGCGGGGGCCCGGCTAAATGAAACAGATAAAGCACGTCTCAAAGCGCTTAACACCGAATCAGCTACCCTGACAAGCCAGTTCAACCAGCGCCTGTTGGCGGCGAGTAAATCGGGCGCCCTGGTGGTTGATGATGTTAGCCAACTGGACGGATTAAGCCCGGAAGAGATCGCCATGGCGGCAGCCGCTGCCAAAGAAAAGGGGCTTCAGGACCGCTGGGTTATCCCGCTGCTGAACACCACTCAACAGCCTGCGCTTGCCGCGTTACACGACAGGCAGATCCGCGAGGAGCTGTTTACCCGTGCATGGACACGGGCTGAAAATAATGATGCCAACGATACGCGCGCCATTGTCCAGCGGCAGGTGGAAATCCGGACTCAGCAGGCGAAGTTACTCGGTTTTGCTCACTATGCTGCGTGGAAAATTGCTGACCAAATGGCAAATACTCCCGAGGCTGCGCTCGCTTTTATGCGGGCTATCGTTCCGGCTGCGCGTAAAAGAGCCGGTGATGAATTGGCTGAAATCCAGAAAGCCATAGACAAAGAGAAGGGGGAATTTAGTGTACAGGCCTGGGACTGGGCCTATTACGCCGAACAGGTTCGCCGTGAAAAATATGCCCTTGATGAGGCGCAACTTAAACCCTACTTTGCTTTAGATACGGTACTGAATGAAGGTGTGTTCTGGACCGCAAACCAGCTCTTTGGCATTAAGTTTATCGAACGTTTCGACATCCCTGTTTATCACCCGGATGTGCGGGTATGGGAAATTTTTGACCACGACGGAACGGGGCTGGCGTTGTTCTACGGTGATTTCTTCGCCCGGGAATCAAAAAGCGGCGGCGCTTGGATGGGGAATTTTGTTGAGCAATCGGTGCTTAACGAAACCAGACCGGTTATTTACAACGTCTGTAACTATCAAAAACCCGCACAGGACCAGCCTGCCTTGCTGCTGTGGGATGACGTCATCACACTTTTTCATGAGTTTGGGCACACCTTACATGGTCTGTTTGCCAGCCAACGCTATGCGACGCTCTCAGGGACCAATACCCCGCGTGATTTCGTTGAGTTTCCCTCACAAATTAATGAACACTGGGCGAGCCATCCGCAGGTCTTTGCCCGCTATGCGCGTCATGTTGAAACTGGGGAACGTATGCCTCAGAAGCTGCAGGATAAGATGCAGAGAGCCAGCTTGTTTAACAAAGGTTACGATATGACCGAATTGCTCAGTGCCGCATTTCTGGATATGCACTGGCACAGCCTGCAAAGTATCGAGCCCGCTCTGTCAGTAGAGGAATTTGAACGGCAGGCGCTGACAGCGGAAGGTCTTAATATTCATGCTGTACCGCCGCGTTATCGCAGCAGTTATTTTGCGCATATTTTCGGCGGCGGCTATGCGGCAGGTTATTATGCTTATTTGTGGACGCAGATGCTGGCGGATGACGGCTATCAGTGGTTTGTCGAAAACGGCGGTTTAACACGAGAAAACGGACAACATTTTCGTGAGTCAGTCCTTTCGCGTGGTAATAGTTCAGACTTGCACGCGGTGTATCCAGCATGGCGGGGGCGTGAACCCGGAATTAATGCCATGCTGCGCAACCGGGGATTAGAACAGTAG
- a CDS encoding diguanylate cyclase, protein MMRQTAEIDSILIDLNHSIDAHYKWLVKMFRCVVSSDITQADISGNNSHYACQFGQWLNQRLVQDDEDYNYVSKINAVHEEMHLLGKELLLAIVEDRSQSSHFDRFQDALLAFTSAVMDYKIYLLNIRSNIDALTGLPGRRMLDESFDQQLLDTEPLNLYLLLLDIDRFKLVNDTYGHLVGDLVLRSLASNLLLWTRYDEVAYRYGGEEFIILIRTKSDEQASRAGLRLCHLIEQKKIPYPEGEIGITVTAGITRVHQGETLDTALGRADRAMYEGKQTGRNRCMFMDEHEQIMRVGANNQITALVRA, encoded by the coding sequence ATGATGAGACAAACGGCAGAAATAGATTCAATCTTGATTGACCTAAATCACTCGATTGATGCTCATTATAAATGGTTAGTAAAAATGTTTCGTTGCGTGGTGTCATCTGATATCACTCAGGCAGATATTTCGGGAAATAATTCGCACTATGCCTGTCAATTCGGACAGTGGCTTAACCAACGCCTGGTACAGGATGACGAAGATTATAATTATGTGAGTAAGATAAATGCAGTACATGAAGAAATGCATTTATTAGGTAAGGAGTTGTTATTGGCAATAGTGGAAGATCGAAGCCAGTCATCGCATTTCGACCGTTTCCAGGATGCGCTACTGGCCTTTACGTCAGCAGTAATGGACTACAAAATATATTTATTAAACATTCGCAGCAATATCGATGCATTAACCGGTTTACCCGGCAGAAGAATGCTTGATGAATCTTTTGACCAGCAATTACTCGACACTGAACCGCTTAATTTATATTTATTATTGCTGGATATCGATCGTTTTAAACTCGTCAATGATACTTACGGTCACCTGGTGGGTGATTTGGTATTACGCAGCCTGGCCTCGAATTTATTGCTATGGACACGCTATGATGAAGTCGCGTATCGCTACGGCGGCGAAGAGTTCATTATTCTGATCAGAACAAAATCGGACGAGCAGGCAAGCCGCGCGGGGTTGCGCCTGTGTCATCTCATTGAGCAAAAAAAGATCCCTTATCCGGAGGGGGAGATCGGTATTACGGTAACGGCCGGCATCACCAGGGTACATCAGGGCGAAACGTTGGATACGGCTCTCGGACGTGCTGATCGAGCTATGTATGAAGGGAAACAGACCGGCAGGAATCGCTGTATGTTTATGGATGAGCACGAACAGATCATGCGGGTGGGGGCCAACAATCAGATAACGGCGCTGGTCAGGGCGTAA
- the mgtS gene encoding protein MgtS: MLGNMNVFMAVLGIILFSGFLAAYFSHRWDD, from the coding sequence ATGCTGGGTAATATGAATGTTTTTATGGCCGTTCTGGGAATTATTTTATTTTCTGGTTTTCTGGCCGCCTATTTTAGCCACAGATGGGATGATTGA
- the ydeE gene encoding efflux MFS transporter YdeE, whose amino-acid sequence MNTTLRRSTLALLASSLLLTIGRGATLPFMTIYLNRQYGLSVDLIGYAMTVALTIGVIFSLGFGILADKFDKKRYMLLAIIGFASGFIAIPLVHNVVVVVLLFALINCAYSVFATVLKAWFADNLSATNKTRIFSLNYTVLNIGWTVGPPLGTLLVMQSINLPFWLAALCSAFPLVFIQTWVKRSETPTEGLNASVWSPSVLLRDKALCWFTLSAFLASFVGGAFASCISQYVMVVADGDFAEKVVAVVLPVNAAMVVTLQYAIGRRLSTANIRPLMAGGTLFFVLGLVGFIFSGNSLLMWGISAAFFTIGEIVYAPGEYMLIDNIAPAGMKASYFSAQSLGWLGAAFNPLVSGVILTTLPSWSLFVVLMIAIVLAWVLMLKGMRAKPWNQPAVC is encoded by the coding sequence ATGAATACCACTCTGAGAAGGTCCACTCTCGCGTTACTCGCATCATCACTGTTATTAACAATTGGACGTGGTGCAACTCTCCCGTTCATGACCATCTATCTCAACCGTCAGTACGGACTGAGCGTCGATCTGATTGGTTACGCCATGACGGTCGCCCTGACTATTGGCGTCATCTTCAGTCTGGGTTTCGGAATTTTGGCCGATAAGTTTGATAAAAAACGCTATATGCTGCTGGCAATTATCGGTTTTGCGTCCGGCTTTATCGCGATTCCGCTGGTGCATAATGTGGTCGTGGTGGTGCTGCTTTTTGCCCTGATCAACTGCGCCTACTCCGTCTTCGCCACGGTGCTGAAGGCCTGGTTTGCCGATAACCTCTCCGCCACCAACAAGACCAGGATTTTCTCGCTTAATTACACAGTACTGAATATTGGCTGGACCGTGGGCCCACCGCTCGGCACGCTGCTGGTGATGCAAAGCATCAACCTACCGTTCTGGCTGGCAGCACTTTGTTCAGCCTTCCCGCTGGTTTTTATCCAGACCTGGGTAAAGCGTTCAGAAACGCCAACTGAAGGACTGAACGCGTCGGTATGGTCGCCCTCGGTACTACTGCGTGATAAAGCCCTATGCTGGTTTACCTTGTCAGCGTTTCTGGCTTCGTTTGTTGGCGGCGCGTTTGCGTCGTGCATTTCTCAGTACGTCATGGTCGTCGCTGACGGTGATTTCGCAGAAAAAGTGGTGGCGGTCGTCCTGCCCGTTAACGCGGCGATGGTGGTTACGCTGCAATATGCCATTGGACGTCGCCTTTCCACCGCCAACATCCGCCCGTTGATGGCCGGCGGAACGCTGTTCTTTGTGCTGGGTTTGGTAGGATTTATCTTTTCCGGCAACAGCCTGTTGATGTGGGGCATTTCTGCGGCGTTTTTTACCATCGGCGAAATAGTATACGCGCCAGGTGAATATATGCTTATCGACAACATTGCCCCGGCAGGGATGAAAGCGAGCTATTTCTCTGCCCAGTCGCTGGGTTGGCTTGGCGCAGCCTTTAACCCGTTAGTCAGCGGCGTTATTCTGACGACCTTGCCTTCCTGGTCGCTGTTTGTGGTGCTGATGATCGCCATCGTCCTGGCCTGGGTATTGATGCTAAAAGGTATGCGAGCCAAACCGTGGAACCAGCCCGCCGTCTGTTAA
- the eamA gene encoding O-acetylserine/cysteine exporter: protein MSRKDGLLALLVVVVWGLNFVVIKVGLHNMPPLMLAGLRFLLVAFPAIFFVSRPKIPLSLLLGYGLTISFGQFAFLFSAIKFGMPAGLASLVLQAQAFFTIVLGAFAFGERLQGKQLVGIALAVFGVLVLIEASLNGQHVAMLGFMLTLAAALSWACGNIFNKKIMQHESRPAVMSLVVWSALIPIAPFFLASLILDGSDQIVNSLVNIDMTTILSLVYLAFVATIVGYGIWGTLLGRYETWRVAPLSLLVPVVGLASAAVLLDETLSGLQLIGALLIMAGLYINVFGFRLRKVAQMRG, encoded by the coding sequence ATGTCACGTAAAGACGGATTGTTAGCATTACTGGTCGTCGTGGTGTGGGGACTGAATTTTGTCGTCATCAAAGTGGGCCTGCACAATATGCCGCCGCTGATGTTGGCGGGGTTACGTTTTTTGCTGGTGGCGTTTCCGGCTATTTTCTTTGTTTCCCGACCGAAAATCCCTCTATCACTCCTGCTCGGTTACGGTCTGACTATCAGCTTTGGCCAGTTCGCGTTTCTGTTTAGCGCCATTAAATTTGGCATGCCTGCCGGACTGGCATCACTGGTATTACAGGCTCAGGCATTTTTCACCATTGTGCTGGGCGCATTCGCTTTTGGTGAACGTTTACAGGGTAAGCAACTGGTTGGTATCGCGCTGGCAGTGTTTGGCGTGTTAGTGCTGATCGAAGCCAGTCTGAATGGGCAGCATGTGGCGATGCTCGGCTTTATGCTAACGCTGGCGGCGGCGCTGAGCTGGGCCTGCGGCAATATATTTAACAAGAAGATTATGCAGCATGAATCCCGCCCTGCAGTGATGTCGCTGGTGGTGTGGAGTGCATTAATCCCGATAGCGCCGTTCTTTCTGGCGTCGCTAATTCTTGATGGCTCAGATCAAATCGTGAACAGCCTTGTTAACATTGATATGACTACCATCCTGTCACTGGTGTATCTGGCATTTGTGGCGACGATTGTGGGTTACGGCATATGGGGAACGCTACTTGGACGCTATGAGACCTGGCGTGTGGCTCCGCTGTCGTTGTTAGTGCCGGTCGTTGGGCTGGCAAGTGCGGCAGTTTTGCTGGATGAAACACTAAGCGGATTGCAGCTTATCGGCGCGTTGTTGATTATGGCGGGGTTGTACATCAACGTATTCGGCTTTCGTTTGCGCAAGGTTGCGCAGATGAGGGGTTAA
- the marB gene encoding multiple antibiotic resistance protein MarB, with protein MKLLSSAMLALLLVVSGQSMAEQTAQPITPNNRDAMMMPPAQEQSPFDFNHMGTGSDKSDELGVPYYNMRSL; from the coding sequence ATGAAACTTCTGTCATCTGCAATGCTGGCCCTGCTGCTTGTTGTTTCGGGCCAGAGCATGGCGGAACAAACCGCACAGCCTATAACGCCCAACAATCGCGATGCGATGATGATGCCGCCCGCGCAGGAGCAGTCCCCGTTTGATTTTAATCATATGGGGACAGGCAGCGATAAGTCTGACGAGCTGGGTGTGCCATATTACAACATGCGCAGTTTGTAA
- the marA gene encoding MDR efflux pump AcrAB transcriptional activator MarA encodes MSRRNTDTITIHSILDWIENNLESPLSLEKVSERSGYSKWHLQRMFKKETGHSLGQYIRSRKMTEIAQKLKESNEPILYLAERYGFESQQTLTRTFKNYFDVPPHKYRMTNMHGESRYLHPLNQCNC; translated from the coding sequence ATGTCCAGACGCAATACTGACACAATCACTATTCATAGCATTTTGGACTGGATCGAAAATAACCTTGAATCGCCGCTCTCACTGGAAAAAGTGTCAGAGCGTTCAGGTTACTCCAAATGGCACCTGCAACGGATGTTCAAAAAAGAAACCGGCCATTCATTAGGTCAATACATCCGCAGCCGTAAAATGACTGAAATAGCGCAGAAATTAAAAGAAAGTAACGAGCCGATCCTGTATCTGGCGGAGCGTTACGGCTTTGAGTCTCAGCAAACGCTGACCAGGACCTTCAAAAACTATTTTGATGTGCCGCCACATAAGTACCGTATGACAAATATGCACGGCGAATCGCGGTATTTGCATCCGCTTAATCAATGTAACTGCTAA
- the marR gene encoding multiple antibiotic resistance transcriptional regulator MarR, producing the protein MKSTSDLFNEIIPLGRLIYMVNQKKDRLLNDYLSPLDITASQFKVLCSIRCAVCITPVELKKVLSVDLGALTRMLDRLACKGWVERLPNPHDKRGVLVKLTEHGATICEQCHQLVGQDLHQELTKNLTADEVATLEHLLKKILP; encoded by the coding sequence GTGAAAAGCACCAGTGATCTGTTCAACGAAATCATCCCACTGGGACGCTTGATCTATATGGTTAATCAGAAAAAAGATCGTTTGCTAAACGACTATCTGTCACCGCTGGATATCACTGCATCGCAATTTAAGGTGCTCTGCTCCATCCGTTGCGCGGTATGTATCACCCCTGTCGAATTGAAGAAAGTGCTGTCTGTCGATCTTGGCGCGCTAACGCGAATGCTCGACAGACTGGCCTGTAAAGGCTGGGTTGAAAGACTTCCTAATCCACATGACAAGCGTGGCGTGCTGGTGAAACTCACCGAGCATGGCGCGACAATTTGCGAGCAGTGTCATCAATTAGTCGGGCAAGACCTGCACCAGGAACTAACAAAAAACTTAACGGCGGACGAAGTGGCAACACTTGAGCATTTGCTTAAGAAAATCCTGCCGTAA
- a CDS encoding MarC family NAAT transporter, with product MMDLFKAIGLGLVVLLPLANPLTTVALFLGLAGNMNSAERNRQSLMASVYVFAIMMVAYYAGQVVMNTFGISIPGLRIAGGLIVAFIGFRMLFPQQKAHDSPEARSKTEELEDEPTANIAFVPLAMPSTAGPGTIAMIISSASAVRQGSEFPDWVIMVAPPIIFAVIGIILWGCLRSSGGIMRLVGKGGIEAISRLMGFLLVCMGVQFIINGVLEIIKTYA from the coding sequence ATGATGGATTTGTTTAAGGCCATAGGTCTGGGACTGGTAGTCCTGTTACCGTTGGCGAACCCGTTAACCACCGTGGCGTTGTTCCTCGGTCTTGCCGGCAATATGAACAGCGCAGAGCGTAACCGTCAGTCATTAATGGCATCTGTCTACGTGTTTGCCATCATGATGGTGGCGTACTATGCCGGGCAGGTGGTCATGAATACTTTCGGGATTTCGATTCCCGGATTACGTATTGCGGGTGGGTTAATCGTTGCGTTTATCGGCTTCCGGATGTTATTCCCGCAGCAGAAAGCGCATGACTCTCCGGAAGCGAGAAGTAAGACCGAAGAGCTGGAAGACGAACCGACGGCCAATATCGCCTTTGTACCGCTGGCGATGCCAAGCACTGCCGGTCCGGGTACCATTGCGATGATCATCAGTTCGGCCTCGGCAGTGCGTCAAGGCTCTGAGTTTCCAGACTGGGTGATCATGGTCGCGCCGCCGATTATTTTTGCGGTGATAGGGATTATTCTATGGGGCTGCCTGCGCAGCTCTGGTGGGATTATGCGCCTGGTCGGCAAAGGGGGCATTGAAGCCATTTCCCGTCTGATGGGCTTTTTACTGGTGTGTATGGGCGTGCAGTTTATTATTAACGGCGTGCTGGAAATTATTAAAACCTACGCGTAA
- a CDS encoding sugar transporter, which translates to MTTNTVSRKVAWLRVVTLAVAAFIFNTTEFVPVGLLSDIAQSFNMQTAQVGIMLTIYAWVVALMSLPFMLLTSQVERRKLLICLFTLFIASHVLSFLAWNFTVLVISRIGIAFAHAIFWSITASLAIRLAPAGKRAQALSLIATGTALAMVLGLPIGRIVGQYFGWRTTFFAIGVAALVTLLCLIKLLPKLPSEHSGSLKSLPLLFSRPALTSIYLLTVIVVTAHYTAYSYIEPFVQTVAGLSASFATVLLLVLGVAGIIGSIIFGKLGNQHASGLISASIALLTVCLVLLLPAADSEMHLAILSIFWGIAIMVIGLGMQVKVLALAPDATDVAMALFSGIFNIGIGAGALLGNQVSLHWSMSTIGYIGAVPALAALIWSVIIFRKWPVALEEQPQ; encoded by the coding sequence ATGACAACAAACACTGTTTCCCGCAAGGTCGCGTGGCTACGGGTCGTTACGCTTGCTGTTGCCGCATTTATTTTCAATACCACTGAGTTTGTCCCCGTCGGTTTGCTCTCCGATATCGCGCAAAGTTTTAATATGCAGACGGCACAGGTCGGGATCATGCTGACGATCTATGCCTGGGTTGTCGCCCTGATGTCGCTGCCCTTTATGCTGCTGACCAGTCAGGTAGAACGACGTAAGCTTCTGATTTGCCTTTTCACGTTGTTTATCGCCAGTCATGTGCTCTCTTTCCTGGCATGGAATTTTACCGTGCTGGTTATTAGCCGCATTGGGATTGCCTTCGCGCACGCGATTTTCTGGTCGATTACCGCATCGTTAGCCATACGACTGGCACCTGCCGGCAAACGCGCACAGGCATTGAGCTTGATTGCCACCGGGACCGCGTTGGCGATGGTGTTAGGTCTGCCTATTGGGCGTATCGTCGGTCAGTATTTTGGCTGGCGCACGACCTTCTTTGCTATCGGCGTCGCCGCGTTAGTCACCCTGCTCTGCCTGATTAAACTGCTGCCAAAACTGCCGAGTGAGCATTCAGGTTCATTAAAAAGCCTGCCGCTGCTGTTTAGCCGTCCGGCACTGACCAGTATTTATTTGCTGACGGTAATTGTAGTCACCGCGCACTACACGGCTTACAGCTATATCGAACCCTTTGTTCAAACCGTCGCCGGACTGAGCGCCAGCTTTGCTACCGTGCTATTACTGGTTCTGGGCGTGGCGGGCATTATCGGCAGCATCATCTTTGGCAAGCTGGGTAATCAGCATGCTTCCGGGTTGATAAGCGCGTCCATTGCGTTACTGACGGTATGCCTGGTATTGCTTTTACCGGCCGCAGACAGCGAAATGCACCTTGCCATACTGAGCATTTTTTGGGGTATTGCCATCATGGTGATAGGCCTGGGGATGCAGGTGAAAGTCCTGGCGCTGGCACCGGATGCCACCGACGTCGCCATGGCGCTGTTCTCTGGTATCTTCAATATTGGTATCGGCGCGGGCGCATTGCTGGGAAATCAGGTGAGTTTACACTGGTCGATGTCCACGATCGGTTACATCGGCGCGGTACCGGCGTTGGCTGCGTTGATATGGTCAGTGATTATCTTTCGTAAATGGCCTGTCGCGCTGGAAGAACAGCCTCAGTGA
- the ptrR gene encoding putrescine utilization regulator PtrR: MDLTQLEMFNAVAETGSITQAAAKVHRVPSNLTTRIRQLEADLGVDLFIRENQRLRLSPSGHNFLRYSQRILALVEEARMVVAGDEPQGLFSLGSLESTAAVRIPATLAEYNQRYPKIQFALATGPSGTMLDGVLEGTLNAAFVDGPITHPGLEGMPVYREEMMIVTPNGHAPIQRASDVNGCSIYAFRANCSYRRHFESWFHADRAMPGTIHEMESYHGMLACVIAGAGIALIPRSMLESMPGHHQVNAWPLSENWRWLNTWLVWRRGAMTRQLEAFIEVLNPQLSQHKD; encoded by the coding sequence ATGGATCTGACGCAACTGGAAATGTTTAATGCGGTGGCGGAAACCGGCAGCATTACGCAGGCCGCCGCAAAGGTGCATCGCGTACCGTCCAACCTCACCACGCGTATTCGTCAGCTTGAAGCTGATCTCGGTGTCGACCTGTTTATTCGTGAAAACCAACGCCTGCGACTTTCCCCGTCCGGGCACAATTTTCTGCGCTATAGCCAGCGGATCCTCGCCCTGGTGGAGGAAGCGCGGATGGTCGTCGCGGGCGATGAGCCGCAAGGACTGTTCTCTCTTGGTTCGTTAGAAAGCACCGCTGCCGTGCGCATTCCCGCCACGCTTGCCGAATATAATCAGCGTTATCCAAAAATCCAGTTTGCGCTGGCAACCGGTCCTTCAGGCACCATGCTGGACGGTGTACTAGAGGGGACGCTGAACGCCGCCTTTGTCGACGGACCGATCACCCATCCGGGACTTGAAGGTATGCCGGTCTACCGTGAGGAGATGATGATTGTCACCCCTAACGGGCACGCACCGATACAACGGGCCAGCGACGTCAACGGCTGCAGTATTTATGCCTTCCGTGCAAACTGCTCTTATCGCCGCCATTTTGAAAGCTGGTTTCACGCCGATCGCGCAATGCCTGGCACTATCCACGAAATGGAGTCTTATCACGGTATGCTCGCCTGCGTGATTGCCGGGGCGGGAATAGCGCTGATCCCTCGGTCGATGCTGGAAAGCATGCCGGGACACCATCAGGTTAATGCCTGGCCACTGAGCGAAAACTGGCGCTGGCTAAATACGTGGCTGGTCTGGCGACGCGGGGCGATGACGCGACAACTGGAAGCGTTTATTGAAGTTCTGAACCCTCAACTGTCGCAGCATAAAGATTAA
- the sad gene encoding succinate-semialdehyde dehydrogenase, translating to MTITSATHAISVNPANGEMLTAMPWASVDEIAHALDLAASGFNQWKHTTVEHRAEMLRKVGHALRQRAEEMAQCISREMGKPVKQARAEVAKSAALCDWYAEHGPLMLNPEPTLVENNQAVIAYRPLGTILAIMPWNFPLWQVLRGAIPILLAGNGYLLKHAPNVTGCAAIIAQVFADAGVNAGVYGWVNADNAGVSQMINDPRIAAVTVTGSVRAGAAIGAQAGAALKKCVLELGGSDPFIVLNDADLDLAVKAAVAGRYQNTGQVCAAAKRFIVEEGIAAEFTQRFVNAASALKMGDPLNEENDLGPMARFDLRDELHQQVEASLTQGATLLLGGEKIAGKGNYYAVTVLGDVTPEMTAFRQELFGPVAAITVAKNAEHALALANDSEFGLSATIFTADEALAQNMAARLECGGVFINGYSASDARVAFGGVKKSGFGRELSHFGLHEFCNVQTVWKNRI from the coding sequence ATGACCATCACATCAGCAACACATGCGATTTCCGTCAATCCTGCTAACGGCGAAATGTTAACGGCGATGCCGTGGGCCAGTGTGGATGAGATTGCCCATGCGCTTGATCTTGCGGCAAGTGGATTTAACCAATGGAAACACACCACTGTAGAACATCGGGCAGAGATGCTGCGCAAGGTTGGCCACGCGCTGCGCCAGCGTGCGGAAGAGATGGCGCAGTGTATCTCGCGGGAAATGGGTAAACCGGTTAAACAAGCCCGTGCTGAAGTGGCGAAGTCCGCCGCTCTGTGCGACTGGTATGCTGAACATGGACCTTTGATGCTCAATCCTGAGCCAACGCTGGTGGAGAATAATCAGGCGGTGATTGCATATCGTCCTCTGGGCACCATTCTGGCGATCATGCCGTGGAACTTCCCGCTGTGGCAGGTACTGCGCGGTGCCATTCCGATTCTGTTGGCCGGAAATGGTTACCTGTTAAAGCATGCACCTAACGTAACCGGATGTGCTGCGATTATCGCGCAGGTTTTTGCTGATGCAGGCGTTAACGCAGGTGTTTATGGTTGGGTGAATGCCGATAACGCCGGGGTCAGCCAGATGATCAATGACCCGCGTATCGCGGCGGTAACGGTCACCGGGAGCGTACGAGCCGGAGCCGCAATTGGTGCCCAGGCTGGGGCGGCGTTGAAGAAATGCGTGCTTGAACTGGGTGGTTCCGATCCGTTTATTGTGCTTAATGACGCTGACCTCGATCTGGCGGTGAAGGCGGCCGTTGCCGGGCGTTATCAAAATACCGGGCAGGTTTGCGCGGCAGCGAAACGCTTTATTGTTGAAGAAGGGATTGCGGCTGAATTTACTCAGCGTTTTGTGAATGCCGCCAGCGCGCTCAAAATGGGCGATCCGCTGAATGAAGAAAATGATCTGGGCCCGATGGCGCGTTTTGATCTGCGTGATGAACTGCATCAGCAGGTTGAAGCCTCGTTAACGCAAGGGGCGACGTTGTTACTTGGCGGTGAAAAAATTGCCGGAAAGGGCAACTACTATGCCGTAACGGTTCTCGGCGATGTGACGCCTGAGATGACCGCTTTTCGTCAAGAGCTGTTCGGCCCGGTTGCGGCAATTACCGTCGCGAAGAACGCCGAGCATGCGTTGGCGCTGGCGAATGATAGCGAGTTTGGTTTGTCGGCAACGATTTTCACCGCCGATGAGGCGCTGGCGCAGAATATGGCTGCTCGCCTGGAATGTGGCGGGGTGTTTATCAATGGCTACAGTGCCAGCGATGCTCGCGTCGCCTTTGGCGGGGTGAAGAAAAGCGGCTTTGGTCGTGAGCTTTCACACTTTGGCCTGCATGAGTTTTGTAATGTGCAAACCGTCTGGAAAAATCGTATTTAA